The genomic region GATTCTATCTCTTCATAATATCTAAAATGATAATGCCACTGTTCAATTGTACCGCATAGTATTAATGAGAATAATAATTTATCTTTTCTCTAATAATATTCGTATCAAGGTCAAGAATCGTTGTAACATTACTCTGTACACTACTAGACTTGAATATTGCTTCCCAAGGaattaaataaaaaagtaaCATTATGGATTTTTCTTACGAGACAGTGATCATTGACCGCAGCGTGAAAATATGATCTGTTGCTCGTGGTTTCAGCTGCAACGTAACTTTTTACATGTACGTGTAACTCACTTTTGTCCTACTTATTCACGATCACTTTCTCGCGCTCGTACACGTGCTACGAACAAATCTACTCACGATCGGTTTTTATGTTGATACCTCGTCAAAATAAAAATTAGATTTTACCAGTATTAAACAAATGAAAAGACCACAAGTACCACTGTTTCGCGCACGATCGCTTGTCGGTCACCGAGAATTTCGATCGTTTCACTTTGAAAACTTCCCGtggagatatcgcgtctttcaCTGAAAATAAGATTGCACACGTTGCGCGTATGATCGGACAATGGCTATATCGGAACGACAATAAAGCGATAACGGCACCTAGTCCGATGGATAAGATAAGGCTATAAAAGATGCGTAGTATGGAAATATCCATTACAGTTCTGTTGGCGGAGGTGGTGTATCTACCCTTATTGCTTGCGAGTTACTTTCGGACGTTCACGAGCTTTGCGCGAAGAGAATCGACGGCGACGAACTCGTCGAATTGAAGAAGTATTTGGCACAAGATCGTGGTTGGCGTTGCTTGGCCGTTCTACAGCTTCTCGGCGTACGCGGTCTTTCTTGTGGTCGCGAGCTGGTAGCTTTACTCGTGGCTTTGTATCCGGTCGCCCTTCAAGAGGGAACGAGCAATAAAACAGCGCCTGCCTCATCGAACGGATCCGCAAATTCTACGGCGATCGCCGCTGTGCGCAATCCCTATGTAAAATTCTACTGTAACGACGACACCGTCGACACGGTAGATATCGTGCCGCACGTGAAACGTAAAGCGGCAAGATCTAATCGAAACGTTGTTTCCCACGAGGGCAATGTACCGTCTAGAAGAAGGACGAGTCATAGATATAGTATCGGTGCCAAGGTGCCGGTCCACCACAAGCAAAGATCGTTTGGAGTGCTCGAAGCGCGCCGTAACACGCCGGAAAGCGCGAGCAGCGAGTCCGAATTGCTGACGGACGGTGTAGATCAGGCACGATCGCTCACGCTCAAGATCCGCCTGAACCCTATGGATTTCGAGTACTTTACTTCCGTCGTTAGAAGTGACGAGGAGCAGAAGTGGCAAGCGGCCCTTTACGAGTTACCTGTCCGGCCAGCGAAGAAAACTCCGAGAGATTACGTAGACGAGAGAATCAAGGATGTTCTAGATGCCAAGATTAGCAACTTTGAGACGAGCCTTTTGATCATTCAATTGCTCCAAGGCCTACGAGATTACGATACACCCGCGGAACAAACACCGGCTGTACAGGTTCTAAAGTTTGCCTTGGATACGTTATGGTCACTGCAATTCGGTATAGACGGTACTGGTTTAACGGGCACGGAATGCGCCACGTTAAAAGCTGCGGCTGCGAGGCTCATGCTCACGGCACTGGAACGCGTATTGAGAGCGAACGAACCAACTACCGCTGTCATTCACAACGGTCTGTTGCCGATGACTCTGAGATTGCTCGAGGATGCTTGCAGCAAACCGGTGAACGTCCTCTCGCCGGAGGAAGGCTCTCTTCTGCAGGAGTACATATTCGCCACTATTTACGGAATCATAACTTTCCTTTATTGTCTACTGCACCAGCAAGGCACCGTGATTGAGAAACTATCAGATTTTCTGGAACTGTTTCAATTGTTCACAGAAAGTCAGGATGGGAAGCTCGTCGAGAGAACGATCTTTGCGATCGTCGACCTGCCCAGCGTCGATCCAGCGAGATCGGTGAGCCGTGCCAAAAAGGTCATCGATATGATAGGCGCGCTGACCAGCGGTTTAAAATCCGTTCGGCATGATATTTCGCACGCTGCTCATTGCAACAGATCGAAGCACAAATCCTGTGTCAATAACATTCAGATTCATCATCACTCGGATGTATTTGGAATACCATATACTCAGCCAATCGTTGGCATTGTTACGAAACAGGCATGCTGCATTTCGTCTCTTTTTATGACGCTCACTAATCTCCTCAAAGACTCTCATCCATTCGCCAGTGAGCTGCAAATTCGGTTAATTAAGGTCTCTATGGCGGCAGGCACCTGTTGCTGTTTTCCACCCAAAATGCTTATGACTAGTATCATAGCTCTTTTGAAAAGGCACGATCCGACAACTTATGCTCCAGTCGTGGCGTTTCTCGAGCGCATTTTCTTCAAGGAACTCGGTGCTTACATGGAATCGGATGTATGCACTACCTGCGACAGGTCTACAACATTTCCGTGGGACTTCTTGGAAATGTACGCAGATTTATTGGCGCCAGACGATCCGAAGCTATGTTACGCTATAATGGCCCATCTTCTAAAGATTGGGAGCTGTTCCAAGTTCCACGTTAGACGAGAATTGCTCTTGAAAGTATTCTACCCGACCTTCTTGAAAGCTAAAACCTATTACGCTGCTGACAAAGGGAACGTGACCGCAAAGTTTCTCATTCAGTCTTGTCTCTCCGCGATGTCCAGTCTGGTCGTGAACACGCAAATATGCGATGGGTTCACCGAGATTAATGGGTTGGAAGAAGCATTGACTTTATTATCGGATACAGCTTTTACACGTAATGTTTACGCTCTGTTGGAAATCACCGTCATTATTGAAATTTGGAAGACAAGTCTCGTAGAATGTGATTCAATAGAATCGGAGAAATCTTCACTTAAGTCTTTATTCCATTCCCTTGAAAAAGAAACCACTGAATTGTTACGTATTTTTGAAAATGCAGTAGATACCGTCGTCGAACAAGAATCGAACCTAATTTCTGACACGGAGTCGAAGGACCAAAACGTTGAGAATGCAAATGTTACCGTCGCGCAAAGCGATGTTCCAGAGGGACAGAACGAAGTGGAGGAAGGATTGATCGGTACAATATCATGCTTTCCAGAAGTGTTCGATAATTTTGAAGTCAGTGCATCGTGTCCCGAAATCGACAGCGATGCGGATGCAAGTAAAAAAGTTAATCTGTATCAAGCCAGTGCCGCGTGGAGAGCTGCGGCTGGGGTAGCTCTGTGTAgtccgaagtttcgcattcaattGTCCACGCACCCTGTTTCACAGAAGTCTTTACAACTTTTTAAAACGTTAGCCATTCATATTTCGACGGATAGTATTGCAGGTATGTTTATAAGGATGCGCAGAAGAGATTACACCAGATATAAAAGTATCtggatttacatttatatacttttatatttaTCTTCTTTTAGACACCAAATCAGCGCATAGACTCTTCGAGGCTTTGCTCACGTGCTGTTTAACATCCCCGTTGTGTAAGTAGATTTTATATAACGAACGTGAATCATAGACATTCTGTTCCACGGACTCTTTCGCTGCGAACAGCTGCGGATTAAAATCCTAATAAGCCACGCGAATTCGTTTGCCGTGAAAACAGTTCATAGAATGTCTGACACCAGTAAACATCTTGAGGTATCTTCTATTGTCGGTGAAGTGTACTTTCAATATAGGTGATTGCGACGTAATCATGGAACTGGGAAAAGCCCTGATGGACGCGGGCATAAAATTGGGTCGCGGACTGGCAGTTATCGTGGAAGTCTTGCTCAAAGTCTCTATGTTAAGACCGGCTCAAGAGGAAACTTTACCACAGTATTCTCGACCTAGAGTAAGCTTTATTGTATTTTTGCATTTACGCGAGCTAAATTTTGATGCCACTCCTTATTGTAGCTACCAACAATGACGTTAGATGCAATGCCTGACTGTGCCGTCGATGACAGTAGTACAGGAGAATACGTGACAGCTGACGATGGTTACGAGGCAGACGTAGAAGTAACAGGGCGAAATCCATATTGTAATACCGTAAAAAAGAGTAATTCTCTGGGACCAGTGGTTGAGCCCAGGGGCCACGCGAATGCGCATCCAGCATTATGCTCGTTAGCAGTCGATTTGTTAATTCATTTCAGTGAACAGTGAGTACTTATTGCAAAATATGATCGTTACATAAAAGAACTGTCATCTTTAAGTGATTTTTCTTGCAGAGGTTTGAATGCTGGGAAAAGTCCCATTATAACTGCTGGTTTAAGAAAAGTTGCAGTCACGTGCAGAGAAAGCGCCTCTAGTTGTGCCGCACTCGCAGGCTCTGGTGTAATTGCAAAAATGTTGAATGGTTTCAGAGATATATTCACCAGCACGGATACTCAACATCAAGGTATTTCCTAATACAAATTATATCTATAATGTTATTTATTAAATCTCTTTTATAATATTACTTAATAAAATATTCCAGATTTGCAACACGCAGTGCTAGAAGTGTTCACTTTGCTAGCGACACAATCCATTTCGCCGTCAGAGCTAGTCACGTACTTATCTTTATTCAAAGTCGAGGCGCCTCCGCTTCTACCATTGTTGGAGCCACTTTTTCATCTAGTTCTGGCTGCACGTCCGCAACCAAATTTTATCATATCGTTTCCCGTGTTTTCTGACGCGAGATTGCTATCGAAAACTCAATCGGAAGACTATAAGAATTTAGAGAAGGCTGAgaatcttgtaaataattttcggAGGAGACATCTTGCATCGGGCATATGCAGTCCCTGGTCTGTTCATGCAATGTGTCTACCAGTTGGTGCCGAATTGACCTGGCCAGTTTGGTTGCACGGTTGTTCCGTCTCCATGTGGTTAAGAGTTGAGAGAGGATTACCTGTCAGTGGCAAAGGAACAACAATTAATACGTCACCATTACTTGATTCAGACAGCGAAAGCTTGTCGGACTGGGGAATTTTGTCTGACAATTGGAGTCGGGAAGGTTGGTTTTTACGATGTTGAATATGGAACTAACAAATAATGGTGCATGCGTGTTTTAAACACTTCCTTCGAAATTTGTATAAATTTTAATTCGATAGTCGTTGCGGGTTTATCGTAAATCTAGCAATAAGTTGATTGTTTTTTATTCAACGCATGCTCTGCAAATTATCGTGGAAAGACCAATCGATGTCTGATCTTTTCTTGGGTACATCAGTCGTAGCAGGTTCAACATCTCCGCCTACACCAACATCGATtattcatttgatgtctatCGGATTTGAGTCTTTGGTGCTTGAAACATGGTTGGATCTTAGATCGGGTACTTTTAATACAGATTTTTAATGCAAGTTATGCATATTCTTTATATGTACACTGTATTctgttattttttattttcatttcagATAAATTAATTTTACGACTAACTCGACCAGATGGAAAAACGAATCGAACAATCTCGGAAACATCCATAACGGGTATGCTTCCTTCTGGTCGGTGGCATCATTTAGCATTGAATTTCAAAGACACTGTCTTAAACAAACGTAGCGCTGTGGTAGAAGTGGTGTTATGGGTAGATGGTTGGAGAGAAATCAATGCCCAATTACCATTTGATGGTCTCTTAGTGAGAAAGCCTGGAACTACATGTGTTTTACTAGGGCAAGTTGGATCCAGTACAATCGGTGCCTGGTATCTTGGAAACTTAATGGTGTTTAGGTACCCATCTTTATTATGTGATGTTAAGCTTTCAGTTGCTTATCATATTATGCGTACCTATCGTTGAATATTAACTTACAGGTGTCCCGTATTTACGAGGGAGAGAGCATTGTATCTGGCAGGTCTTGGACCTAATTACACTAATCTTGCAGAATGTGTTTTGAATACGGAGAAGCCAGATTTTGCACCATTAATCGCATCTGGCGCACTGGAGGGTGTACGAGAGATACGATTTGGTAAGTATTACAAAACACGAGCCTTCTATCTTTACTTCGGAATAACTAATCGCACATGTTCATGCATAATGCAGAAGGAGGAAAATTCGATACAAGTCGGAGGAAGTCGTACGGCGGGACATACTTAAGGCACGCCGTTGAAACTAAAGTATCCGAAACGCAAATTGATTGGGACGCAGTTATGGATGCAACAAATTCTCATCTGGGCGAATTGCAAGATAATCTGCTACTTAATTACGAGGCCCAAAATCCTAACATTGTTCATTTATATCCGCAAGCTATCGCAAATCCTGCCGGTAGGTTTATCAGCTTGGAAATTTGCATTAGTCATTATATGATTAAGTTACTTTTCTCATAAAAATTATATGCTCGTCTTTTTTAGCTGTGGTAAGAAACTTGTTTCCAGGGCAACCCGGTTTTAGGGTTGTCTCTGCCCCAGAGCATAGAGTCTCACAGCAACCGCCTTTATCTGTGGCTCCGATACTTTCCGCTCGGTTAGAATGCCAACAGTACAGAGGCCTTGTACCAGCTGCCACTTTGGTGGGCGGCGTACCTATATTTCTATATCTATTCGCAAGAGTAAGCACAAGAGATTTAACATTGaaaattagaaataattgcgATGCCTGTTAAACGAATTTATTGCACACAGGTAGTCGAATTAAACTCTAATGAGGAAGAGCAAGCCCTGGCTCTTTCGATAGTTTTACATCTAATACGGAACGATTCTGAACTTTTAAATCAATATCGATCAGAAGGTGGAACATCTTTGATACTACGCGTATTAGAATCACCACGATGCCACGCAGGTAGACATATTCTGAAAGCAATGTTAGACGCAGCTTGTGATAGTTCTATCCTAATAAAAGATATCGGTAGCGGCAATCATTCGGTTTCGCACAATTGCGAAGCTGTCATCACGGACCCTGAATTGATCAAAGGCGCGCTGACCGCGTGGAGAACGTGGGCGAGACATGATACGTTAAACTTACTGCTACAAGCATTGTTATTATTGTTAAAAGATCAGCATTCGCAGCGTGAGTTTAACGCGTCTCAATTAAACCGAGTCGGAATCGTTGATACCGTCTTAACATTGTGTAAGGTAAGTTTACACATATTCCTCATAAATATTTCGTTTTATATACAATTAATGCACTATAGAATTAATTTGATTCTCATCACAGGAGCATTTTATGTACGAAGAATTGGGTGCTGTGCTTGATTCCTCGACGGGAACTGCGGTAGTTGAATTAATAAGGGCACTTATGGGGGCACCACCAGAATTTGCTCATTTAGTAGCCATTACCGATTATTTAGTTTTGGTTCACCAAGCATCGGAAACTTACATCACGCACTCGAGGCACAATATATATTTTCTATTGCCTCCTATCATAGAGAAAAAAGTTGCCAAAATTACTTCCACGGCAATTTCTAGCTCTTCGGACGAATCGATAGGAACTCTAGAGAATAGTAAACTAAGCAAAGGTTTAACAAACACGCAGGTTGGTGTTTGTATTGATACATAGTAAAAAAGTTAATAGAAAAGTTGTTCCATTTGATGGACGTTACATTTATAGATACAGAAAAATAGAATGCCTAAGAGAAAAGAACGTCGAAACGGGCCTACGCAAGATACAAGCGCTGGAGAAGATTCAGGAATCGCTGCTAGTGACGGATCTAATCCTGTAAGTAATGTAAGTATGGtacaaatttcattgttaaTTAACTATAATCTACGGTAAATTTTCGTTATTTTATTTAGGAAAAACATTCTACATGGACAGACGAAAGAAAAGCGTGTCAAGGATTAGTTTGCGAAGGACTTTTATTGCTACTTCGAGATGCAGTTAGAGTTTTGCCTGATAGCCAAATTGGTTCGGTATTGAAACACGTTTTAAGAGCTGAACTTTTACTTGTGTTGGCTAATAATCCCGACACTAGAGTTCGTACAGCATTAATTAAGGTACGATTGAACATACCAAAAAGTGAGATTCCATTTTCGTGGATTGTAACGTCAATCGATTCACAGGTCGTTCAAACATATTTACAACGCGCTAGCGACGAAGAAGTCAACAGATTTATAAAACAAAAGTACTTTATGCATTTGGCGAATCAGATAGCATTATATCCCGGTAGTGAATCATTAGTGGTTGCTTTAGAAAATCTGGCTTTACGGGGACCAACATTGGCCGCAATGCCTCCGTTAATGGCTATGATCGCAAAAGCAGCAGCTACTGAATCAAATGTAGCTAGACCAATAGTATCGTTTATCACCGACATAATCGCAAAGGTACAGTAATGCAATCAGCGTTTcgtttattatataatatttacgaattctgtttaatttcagaatGCTAATGCTTTGAGAATGCTTTTGGAACAAGGTTTAGTCGAATCACTGGTTCAAGCTCTAGTGGGAGCTGCTCATAGGGGTGGTTCTACGTCTCTTTATCGCGATATACACGTGCTACTTGTGGCCATTGCTACCAAATTTTTAGAGTCTCCAGGAAGTCATCAGATGCAAGCTGTCTTGGACTTGCATCTGATATTAAATCACATGGAATTGAAAGAAAAATCGTTATGTGTTAAAAACAGGATCTGTGTAACAGTTGTAAGGGAAGCACAGGTAGCACTCTTTGACGGAGAACTTGATGTGCTCACAGCCAAAGTCTCGAATCAGTCAGGTTTCCGATTACGTAGTACGGCATCATATTTAGCTTCGGCATCCCATATAACCTCAGGTAATACTTGTATAGAAAATAGATCttcaaataaaatatattgATTAGATTCTTCATACATATTGTTTTCTAGTTTTTACAACATCCACTGATCAAAGCGATCACGGGTCTCCATCATCCAGCTATACGAGTTTACATGCACCTTCTGATACAAGTTTACGCGAACCAGGCAAAGGGGAATTGCTTGATAGGTTTCGCATCATTTTAACGCGTGCTGTAGAATTTATAACAGCAGCGGATGAATCACCCTCAGGCAATGAATTGCAATTAACTAAAAGATTATTTTCGATTCTTTTACACGACCTCTGTAATCCGCTGGAAAAGAGAAATCATTGGAGCAGTGGATGGTCAACCAGACACGCTTTAAGAAAATACACAGCTAAGATAATGGTATGGTTACTCGGACCACATCAGAGTAATAATACAAGGATATTTGCTGTCAGATCATTAATGGAGGAACCAAAAGCTCGTGAGATCTTATCCTCTCTGCTAGAAGTTCATCCGCAAGTAAGTTTATAGATTAGTGAATATTCGTTCTAGATTCAAGTTATTTACACTTATCTCTTTTTCAATACATTTGTACTAGGTAGAACAAAAGTTTACTGTATTCCTTTGGGATCTTTTGCAAAGACGCGATGAAATTCCTAGCGCTGATGCAAGAATATGTGTCGAATTGAAGGAAGCTTTAAATATATGGGACTTAGCAAAAGGAATAGAACATGCTAGCCCTGGAATATGGAACGAAGAATTAGCATTGCTAAGACGAGAGTTAATGAGAGATCGAGATATATGGATTGATAATAATCTTCCAGCAATTCAAAGGTAATACTCAAGTTCAAAGATATAACTAAATTCAGCTTCGTATACaggaatttttttattgctGTTTACTTAAAAAATGCTTTTTTATTAGGATCGCTAATAGATTTGATGAACTTGCTAAGCAACTAACAAAAagtgcaatgaatataacacgtACAGTTGTAGAGGAGCAAAATCGTGAACGTAAAGTATTAATGGAAAGACTGAAACATTCAAGAGCGATGGAAGCTCAAGCAATTGCTAAATGGAGAGATTTAGCAAGACGGCTAACGCACGAGAGAGCCCCTTGGCACTTTCCAGAGAGTTATCCTAGAAGTTGGGAACTAGATCCAACAGAGGGGCCTGCCAGAGTTCGAATACGATTACAACGATGTCACTTAAATATTGATAAACGATTCTTTATGGCGGAACATCAAGACAAACTAGGTCCGATTGCTGTTCTATTATAAGTTACTTCCATTTAATTTAACAACATTATaacgcattttttttttaatattcagaTGCGATTAAAATTGAAGCTCCTTTATCTTACTTATTCAAGACTGATCGACAAGATGCAAATGCTACAGCGTTAATTGAGCGACTGCATACTAGTGAGAGAATACGTAAAATGTCTCAAGTTAAAGTGGTTACACCCAGAGCTGAACTAGCTGGTGAAGTTCTCATTGGTGAAACCTGTCTTTACTTTGTTCCTGATAATCCTGACGTCCCGTTACATACAGATGTatgatttctttctttttgaAACATTTTATCATTCCACGAATCTATTGTTGTATATTTAATTGGACACGTTAAAATTACAGATAGCTTTGGGTGGCTTGGATTTGGCTATGGTCGGTGGTACAGCGTGGCGACTTGATGATATTCGCGAATTGCATAGAAGGAGATATCAGTTACAAGAAAGAGCTATCGAAATATTCCTTATCACAGGACGAACTTATTTACTAGCATTTAATTCCTCAAAGGTACATATAACGTAAAAGAGGTATATCACTCAGAACATTTAAAACAATAATGTACAATTTACAGGAGAGAGACGAATTTGTAACAGAGTTATCTGCTTGTAATTTACCAAGACGAATACCCGGTGATGATTTAAGCGAAGCTATTTCGTTATGGCGAAGTGGCGCACTAACGAATTGGGAATACATCACTTGTTTAAATAAGTTGGCCGGTCGATCGTACAATGATTTAATGCAGTACCCTGTTTTTCCATTTGTATTGGCAAATTATACAAGTGAGAAAATCGATCTAAATGATCCAAAAATTTATCGGTAAATATAAAGAATAAATGAGAAAAGAGGTACAATTGAaaaaatagtaacgaaataATATTGTTTTAGAAACTTTAAACGCCCTATGGCTGTGCAGGATAAAAAGAATGAACAACATTATATAAACAATTACAACGTAAGTGATTTAATTGCTAGTTGATTTCTGCCTTAACTCGAAATATTGTCTATAATTGTATTTATAATTTTACCTAATAGTACCTTAAGCAAGCTTTGTCAGAAGGGTTAAACTTAATTGCCTTAAATCAAGAACCGTTTCATTACGGATCGCATTATAGTAATTCTGGAACAGTACTCCATTTTTTGGTACGATTACCGCCATTCACTAGTATGTTTTTATGTTATCAAGGTAAATTGAATATCTTTTTTCACAGATACACGAAAAATATTAGTAGTAATACTTGATTTTAAttcaatttacttttatttttaaagaCGACAATTTTGATATTCCCGATCGAACATTTCATGCATTGGCTACTACATGGAGATTGACTAGTTGCGATTCAACAACAGACGTGAAAGAATTAATTCCCGAATTCTTTTATTTGCCTGAATTTTTATTGAACTCTGAAGGTATAACAAACAATTAATTATATCTCGAAACTAGTGGTACTTcagtaaaaaaatattatatccaaaACAAATGTTTTTCAAGGTTTTAATTTTGGAGTTCGACAAAATGGCAATCGAGTAGGAGATGTCGAATTACCAAAATGGTGCGGAGGTGATGCGCGACTTTTTATTCTCGCACAtagagcagcattagaaacagATCATGTCAGAGAAGTTTTACCCTATTGGATTGATCTAGTATTTGGGTTCAGACAAACTGGTAGACCAGCAGT from Xylocopa sonorina isolate GNS202 chromosome 2, iyXylSono1_principal, whole genome shotgun sequence harbors:
- the Mv gene encoding lysosomal-trafficking regulator mauve isoform X4, with amino-acid sequence MEHRNIQGLKLSGDRVTRCGSDPRRIPEDTFYPWFSFDEFMSYEEDTRLRTEDGDEDDEKEYEDRVGMSSALTNKLQILWDHFIHAEPQSYEKSSWLDIFLAELLAQVKEGRDIKDVLSFCSVGGGGVSTLIACELLSDVHELCAKRIDGDELVELKKYLAQDRGWRCLAVLQLLGVRGLSCGRELVALLVALYPVALQEGTSNKTAPASSNGSANSTAIAAVRNPYVKFYCNDDTVDTVDIVPHVKRKAARSNRNVVSHEGNVPSRRRTSHRYSIGAKVPVHHKQRSFGVLEARRNTPESASSESELLTDGVDQARSLTLKIRLNPMDFEYFTSVVRSDEEQKWQAALYELPVRPAKKTPRDYVDERIKDVLDAKISNFETSLLIIQLLQGLRDYDTPAEQTPAVQVLKFALDTLWSLQFGIDGTGLTGTECATLKAAAARLMLTALERVLRANEPTTAVIHNGLLPMTLRLLEDACSKPVNVLSPEEGSLLQEYIFATIYGIITFLYCLLHQQGTVIEKLSDFLELFQLFTESQDGKLVERTIFAIVDLPSVDPARSVSRAKKVIDMIGALTSGLKSVRHDISHAAHCNRSKHKSCVNNIQIHHHSDVFGIPYTQPIVGIVTKQACCISSLFMTLTNLLKDSHPFASELQIRLIKVSMAAGTCCCFPPKMLMTSIIALLKRHDPTTYAPVVAFLERIFFKELGAYMESDVCTTCDRSTTFPWDFLEMYADLLAPDDPKLCYAIMAHLLKIGSCSKFHVRRELLLKVFYPTFLKAKTYYAADKGNVTAKFLIQSCLSAMSSLVVNTQICDGFTEINGLEEALTLLSDTAFTRNVYALLEITVIIEIWKTSLVECDSIESEKSSLKSLFHSLEKETTELLRIFENAVDTVVEQESNLISDTESKDQNVENANVTVAQSDVPEGQNEVEEGLIGTISCFPEVFDNFEVSASCPEIDSDADASKKVNLYQASAAWRAAAGVALCSPKFRIQLSTHPVSQKSLQLFKTLAIHISTDSIADTKSAHRLFEALLTCCLTSPLCDCDVIMELGKALMDAGIKLGRGLAVIVEVLLKVSMLRPAQEETLPQYSRPRLPTMTLDAMPDCAVDDSSTGEYVTADDGYEADVEVTGRNPYCNTVKKSNSLGPVVEPRGHANAHPALCSLAVDLLIHFSEQGLNAGKSPIITAGLRKVAVTCRESASSCAALAGSGVIAKMLNGFRDIFTSTDTQHQDLQHAVLEVFTLLATQSISPSELVTYLSLFKVEAPPLLPLLEPLFHLVLAARPQPNFIISFPVFSDARLLSKTQSEDYKNLEKAENLVNNFRRRHLASGICSPWSVHAMCLPVGAELTWPVWLHGCSVSMWLRVERGLPVSGKGTTINTSPLLDSDSESLSDWGILSDNWSREVVAGSTSPPTPTSIIHLMSIGFESLVLETWLDLRSDKLILRLTRPDGKTNRTISETSITGMLPSGRWHHLALNFKDTVLNKRSAVVEVVLWVDGWREINAQLPFDGLLVRKPGTTCVLLGQVGSSTIGAWYLGNLMVFRCPVFTRERALYLAGLGPNYTNLAECVLNTEKPDFAPLIASGALEGVREIRFEGGKFDTSRRKSYGGTYLRHAVETKVSETQIDWDAVMDATNSHLGELQDNLLLNYEAQNPNIVHLYPQAIANPAAVVRNLFPGQPGFRVVSAPEHRVSQQPPLSVAPILSARLECQQYRGLVPAATLVGGVPIFLYLFARVVELNSNEEEQALALSIVLHLIRNDSELLNQYRSEGGTSLILRVLESPRCHAGRHILKAMLDAACDSSILIKDIGSGNHSVSHNCEAVITDPELIKGALTAWRTWARHDTLNLLLQALLLLLKDQHSQREFNASQLNRVGIVDTVLTLCKEHFMYEELGAVLDSSTGTAVVELIRALMGAPPEFAHLVAITDYLVLVHQASETYITHSRHNIYFLLPPIIEKKVAKITSTAISSSSDESIGTLENSKLSKGLTNTQIQKNRMPKRKERRNGPTQDTSAGEDSGIAASDGSNPVSNEKHSTWTDERKACQGLVCEGLLLLLRDAVRVLPDSQIGSVLKHVLRAELLLVLANNPDTRVRTALIKVVQTYLQRASDEEVNRFIKQKYFMHLANQIALYPGSESLVVALENLALRGPTLAAMPPLMAMIAKAAATESNVARPIVSFITDIIAKNANALRMLLEQGLVESLVQALVGAAHRGGSTSLYRDIHVLLVAIATKFLESPGSHQMQAVLDLHLILNHMELKEKSLCVKNRICVTVVREAQVALFDGELDVLTAKVSNQSGFRLRSTASYLASASHITSVFTTSTDQSDHGSPSSSYTSLHAPSDTSLREPGKGELLDRFRIILTRAVEFITAADESPSGNELQLTKRLFSILLHDLCNPLEKRNHWSSGWSTRHALRKYTAKIMVWLLGPHQSNNTRIFAVRSLMEEPKAREILSSLLEVHPQVEQKFTVFLWDLLQRRDEIPSADARICVELKEALNIWDLAKGIEHASPGIWNEELALLRRELMRDRDIWIDNNLPAIQRIANRFDELAKQLTKSAMNITRTVVEEQNRERKVLMERLKHSRAMEAQAIAKWRDLARRLTHERAPWHFPESYPRSWELDPTEGPARVRIRLQRCHLNIDKRFFMAEHQDKLDAIKIEAPLSYLFKTDRQDANATALIERLHTSERIRKMSQVKVVTPRAELAGEVLIGETCLYFVPDNPDVPLHTDIALGGLDLAMVGGTAWRLDDIRELHRRRYQLQERAIEIFLITGRTYLLAFNSSKERDEFVTELSACNLPRRIPGDDLSEAISLWRSGALTNWEYITCLNKLAGRSYNDLMQYPVFPFVLANYTSEKIDLNDPKIYRNFKRPMAVQDKKNEQHYINNYNYLKQALSEGLNLIALNQEPFHYGSHYSNSGTVLHFLVRLPPFTSMFLCYQDDNFDIPDRTFHALATTWRLTSCDSTTDVKELIPEFFYLPEFLLNSEGFNFGVRQNGNRVGDVELPKWCGGDARLFILAHRAALETDHVREVLPYWIDLVFGFRQTGRPAVEAINVFHPATYYGFNVEQIADPLERQAWETMVRTYGQTPAQLFRVAHPLPIQNLGNTGVHSLVPQVIEGVNGIKWGNYVGAPGNEPVLCWKHKHRAPLTSLVPLMTGDVFGLPSYTTLLLGYTKEKGISMLGGTSVLGAALVSWGGTDGIARLKCKKEQPPRPLIKSSGLDPITILGSTPDCGQLWAGHLSGKITVHTYAVVTSKIDFSSTQSSVLLAHRNRVTTISLSRAFSIAVTGDASGVIVIWDLNSLTYVRSIFCDQSNPIRLLSISETLGDIAVTYEIPNTSDNTSSSQSELKVFTINARAVGSVLSRKKITALCYSNAPEGVSVNVIATGLDNGVIRLWSSWDLRLVREIINGIKGCGAVIAIAWALDQHHFYAVTDEFTVLIWEGSKRLSNGTPKFVNLTSL